The following are from one region of the Advenella mimigardefordensis DPN7 genome:
- a CDS encoding SagB/ThcOx family dehydrogenase, with translation MACASAEHEREVLYSLVSRRRTVRQFTDAPVEVRALMRILACAQGVSGTDGKRGAPSAHALYPLRLTVIARRVQGLQPGTYTFDPQRAGLDRVAPGPTPGSLLAASLADDLWLETAPVVIVISADHDLALRHFADQQPDGLRGARYVDVEAGAVAQNLYLAALVEDLGGVLVMGVDDEALARALTLPAANKPVALFCLGQDQRS, from the coding sequence ATGGCCTGTGCGTCAGCAGAACACGAACGCGAAGTCTTGTATTCATTGGTGTCGCGTCGTCGTACCGTTCGTCAGTTTACCGACGCGCCCGTCGAAGTACGGGCACTCATGCGTATCCTTGCCTGTGCACAGGGAGTCAGCGGAACAGACGGCAAGCGAGGCGCACCATCGGCGCATGCTTTGTATCCCTTAAGGTTGACCGTCATTGCGCGACGTGTACAAGGCTTGCAGCCGGGCACCTACACATTTGATCCGCAGCGAGCAGGTCTTGATCGGGTAGCGCCCGGCCCGACACCGGGCAGTTTGCTGGCGGCTTCTCTGGCCGATGATCTCTGGCTGGAAACAGCGCCTGTTGTGATTGTTATTAGCGCCGACCATGACCTGGCGTTACGCCATTTTGCTGATCAGCAGCCGGACGGATTGCGTGGTGCCCGCTATGTTGATGTGGAGGCCGGCGCGGTGGCACAGAATCTTTATCTGGCTGCGCTGGTTGAAGATCTGGGTGGCGTACTGGTGATGGGGGTAGATGATGAGGCGCTTGCCAGGGCGCTTACCCTGCCTGCCGCAAATAAGCCGGTGGCGCTTTTTTGTCTGGGGCAGGACCAGAGGTCTTAG
- a CDS encoding FUSC family protein, giving the protein MKLFTRDETLFSLKCYISAMMALYISYSIGLRNPFWAMMTAYVVTTQPWAGSIRSKALYRLGGTILGSAAAIAIIPNLNQSPLLTTLAMSLWVGGCLYISLLDRTPRSYVFMLAGYTAALIGFPAVDDPIGLFDKGISRVEEISLGIMCAALVHTLILPRSIAPVVMNGLDKTLADARTWIVSTLRCAAPEEDRQNRRKLANDITQLRLTASHIPFDTSNIRWSSHLLRALLNRIISLTPVISSVEDRINALQLAGQPISPATQEVMKNISDWIESGSQPSPGQLQTMHSAIDAITPAIESDLQWHTLLSASLATRLHELVNTYAKCVQIRIDLDAGIQSASDDAGASRRKPDLHIDRGIALQSALAAAIAIGICCVFWIITAWPQGGTAAMMAAVFSCFFSTLDNPAAPMRVFLRYTIYSIPVSAFYLLVALPSIHTFEMLAMVIFPVVFVLSALAIRPAYALQAMAMLFGVLGTFALMDVNQATMDIYLNSITGQLAGTAVAALVASLFRTISAERAVVRIRNANRQDLATLASARRGQITPHLTSRMLDRVGLLQTRLPAESREASPGTPDPLLALRVGNDIAVLQSALQSLPRAGQSVRRMLDSLAAFLHKPVHNPVQGPGEDLLQQLDDALTTVLQAPAIGSSHHRAVVAMVGLRRGLFPQTAHYPVTPTTREVRS; this is encoded by the coding sequence ATGAAACTGTTTACCCGCGACGAGACGCTATTTTCACTCAAGTGTTATATAAGCGCCATGATGGCGCTTTATATTTCATACAGTATCGGCCTGCGCAATCCGTTCTGGGCGATGATGACCGCCTACGTTGTCACGACCCAGCCCTGGGCCGGCAGCATCCGTTCCAAAGCCCTGTACAGGCTGGGCGGCACAATACTGGGATCAGCCGCCGCGATTGCCATTATTCCGAACCTGAACCAAAGCCCGCTACTCACCACGCTGGCCATGTCGCTCTGGGTTGGCGGCTGCCTGTATATTTCATTGCTGGACCGCACGCCCCGCTCCTATGTGTTCATGCTGGCCGGATACACGGCCGCGCTTATCGGCTTTCCTGCCGTGGACGATCCCATCGGGCTGTTTGACAAAGGCATTTCCCGCGTTGAAGAAATCAGCCTGGGCATCATGTGTGCAGCCCTTGTTCATACGCTTATACTGCCACGCAGTATTGCGCCCGTGGTCATGAACGGCCTGGACAAAACCCTGGCGGATGCGCGCACCTGGATCGTCTCTACGCTGCGTTGCGCGGCGCCCGAGGAAGACCGGCAAAACCGTCGCAAACTGGCCAACGACATTACCCAACTGCGCCTGACCGCCTCACATATTCCGTTCGACACCAGCAATATCCGCTGGTCTTCACATCTGCTGCGAGCGCTGTTGAACCGCATCATCAGCCTGACGCCGGTCATTTCCTCTGTGGAAGACAGAATCAATGCATTGCAACTGGCCGGACAACCAATCTCTCCGGCAACGCAAGAGGTCATGAAGAACATCAGCGACTGGATAGAGTCGGGCAGCCAACCCTCCCCCGGGCAACTACAAACAATGCATAGCGCCATTGACGCGATCACACCTGCCATTGAATCCGACTTGCAATGGCATACTTTATTATCTGCCAGCCTGGCCACGCGTCTGCATGAACTGGTCAACACCTATGCCAAATGTGTTCAGATCCGAATTGACCTGGACGCCGGCATCCAGAGTGCCAGCGACGATGCCGGTGCCAGCCGTCGCAAGCCCGACCTGCATATCGATCGCGGCATTGCATTGCAATCAGCACTGGCGGCAGCAATCGCCATCGGCATTTGCTGCGTATTCTGGATCATCACTGCATGGCCTCAGGGCGGAACCGCAGCCATGATGGCGGCGGTGTTCAGCTGTTTCTTTTCAACACTGGATAATCCGGCTGCCCCCATGCGCGTATTCCTGCGCTACACGATTTACTCTATTCCCGTCTCCGCTTTCTATCTGCTGGTCGCGCTGCCCTCCATACACACATTTGAAATGCTGGCGATGGTCATTTTTCCGGTGGTCTTCGTGCTGTCCGCACTGGCGATACGCCCTGCGTATGCGCTGCAGGCAATGGCGATGCTGTTCGGCGTACTGGGCACGTTCGCGCTGATGGACGTCAACCAGGCCACAATGGACATTTATCTGAACAGCATTACCGGTCAGCTGGCTGGTACAGCCGTGGCTGCGCTGGTTGCAAGCCTGTTTCGCACCATCAGTGCCGAACGCGCGGTGGTACGCATCCGGAATGCCAATCGGCAGGATCTGGCCACCCTGGCATCAGCACGACGCGGGCAGATCACGCCGCACCTGACCTCGCGCATGCTCGATCGCGTTGGTCTGCTGCAGACCCGTCTGCCGGCCGAGAGCCGCGAGGCATCGCCGGGTACACCCGACCCGCTGCTGGCATTGCGGGTCGGCAATGATATTGCCGTATTGCAAAGCGCCTTGCAATCGCTGCCCCGCGCCGGCCAGTCGGTACGTCGGATGCTCGATAGTCTGGCGGCCTTCCTTCACAAGCCAGTTCACAATCCAGTACAGGGGCCAGGCGAGGATTTACTGCAACAGCTGGACGACGCGCTGACCACGGTTCTGCAGGCACCCGCTATCGGATCGTCACACCACCGAGCCGTTGTCGCCATGGTGGGTCTGCGTCGTGGCCTGTTCCCGCAAACGGCGCATTATCCGGTAACACCAACCACCAGGGAGGTCCGATCATGA
- a CDS encoding efflux transporter outer membrane subunit, producing MNYRFSTLTFLSLLVAGCTVVGPDYQTPADAVIKRPSAQGTFVGAQAGKVYSDAPLPAHWWRLNHDPVLDQLIDKALNTNANLRAAQANLASARAAVAGAQAQQSPVIDVNAATKYGHSSGLQQLQPDLRPPDRWSYSSGLNIAYQVDLFGQIHRAIEASQQDEQAATATYEAARVTVAAETARAYAAVCAGGMQLASAQKSVRIQQESSDIANQLWQAGRGTQLDVTRARGQVQQLRADLPTLKAQQQVALFRLATLTGEAPSAMPASLFKCATPPRFTGTIPVGNGQQLLRRRPDIRAAERKLAAATARIGVAIGQLYPTITLGLATGSAGPMSMLGNKSTTSLSIGPLISWTLPNTGAAQAAIAQARATADAEYAHFDATVLNALQETESALVIYARQLERHAALKAARDTAAQAASQASALYQAGKTDYLPVLDAQRTLASADSALAASLAQLADMQIDVFLALGGGWE from the coding sequence ATGAATTACCGCTTTTCAACCCTCACATTCTTGTCTCTGCTGGTGGCCGGCTGCACCGTGGTGGGGCCCGACTACCAGACACCAGCCGACGCCGTGATAAAACGACCGTCCGCTCAGGGCACCTTTGTTGGCGCGCAGGCAGGCAAGGTCTATTCCGACGCGCCCCTGCCGGCACATTGGTGGCGGCTCAATCATGACCCTGTCCTGGATCAATTAATCGACAAGGCACTCAATACCAATGCCAACCTGCGTGCAGCGCAGGCAAATCTGGCCAGCGCCCGTGCCGCTGTTGCCGGTGCCCAGGCACAGCAATCACCCGTGATCGACGTCAATGCGGCGACCAAATACGGCCACAGCTCAGGTCTGCAGCAATTGCAGCCGGACCTGCGCCCACCGGATCGCTGGTCGTACAGCAGCGGGCTGAATATTGCCTATCAGGTGGATCTTTTCGGGCAAATCCACCGCGCAATCGAGGCCTCCCAACAGGATGAACAGGCAGCGACAGCCACTTACGAGGCGGCCCGCGTGACCGTTGCCGCCGAAACGGCGCGCGCCTATGCCGCCGTTTGCGCCGGCGGCATGCAATTGGCCTCTGCACAGAAGTCAGTACGTATCCAGCAGGAATCGAGCGATATCGCGAACCAGTTGTGGCAGGCCGGACGGGGAACGCAACTGGATGTCACCCGCGCACGTGGCCAGGTACAACAACTGCGCGCCGATCTTCCGACACTCAAAGCGCAACAGCAGGTTGCCTTGTTCCGGCTGGCGACGCTGACAGGCGAGGCGCCGTCTGCCATGCCTGCATCGCTGTTCAAATGCGCTACGCCACCGCGCTTTACCGGCACCATTCCGGTTGGCAACGGTCAACAGCTATTGCGCCGCCGACCCGATATCCGGGCTGCCGAACGCAAGCTGGCCGCCGCCACAGCCAGAATCGGCGTGGCCATCGGCCAGTTGTATCCAACCATCACGCTGGGTCTGGCGACGGGCTCGGCCGGCCCCATGAGCATGTTGGGCAATAAAAGCACCACAAGTCTGAGCATAGGCCCGCTCATATCATGGACCTTGCCCAACACCGGTGCTGCACAGGCCGCTATCGCCCAGGCCCGGGCAACAGCCGATGCCGAATACGCACACTTTGATGCAACGGTATTAAATGCCCTGCAGGAAACCGAGAGTGCTCTGGTGATCTATGCACGTCAGCTGGAACGTCATGCTGCGCTGAAAGCCGCAAGGGACACGGCTGCACAGGCGGCCAGCCAGGCCTCGGCCCTGTACCAGGCGGGCAAAACGGATTACCTGCCAGTGCTGGATGCCCAGCGCACACTGGCCAGTGCCGACAGCGCACTGGCAGCATCGCTGGCGCAACTGGCCGATATGCAGATAGATGTATTTCTGGCGCTGGGTGGTGGCTGGGAGTAA
- a CDS encoding aldolase → MDTIQNQYEVVYHSDETTRLREDLALALRAAAFHELSEGVCNHFSAEVPACADWFLLNPRGFQWSEIQAEDIVMVDADGNKLWGKHEIEPTALFIHAAVHRIARKKCVLHTHMPYATALTLTENGGLDPLLSQNAMRYYNRIAIDRTYNGLALDHAEGERIAHAMNGADVAFLTNHGPIVCGESVAYAYDDLYYLERAARVEVLAHSSGLPLKPVDEEKAALAAAQIQQERLQSTLFFESLRRLL, encoded by the coding sequence ATGGACACCATCCAGAATCAATACGAAGTTGTTTATCACTCGGACGAAACCACCCGGTTGCGCGAAGACCTGGCGCTGGCCTTGCGGGCGGCGGCTTTTCATGAACTCTCCGAGGGTGTCTGCAATCATTTCAGTGCCGAGGTGCCCGCCTGTGCTGACTGGTTCCTGCTGAATCCGCGCGGCTTCCAGTGGTCGGAGATACAGGCCGAGGATATTGTCATGGTAGACGCCGATGGCAATAAATTATGGGGTAAACATGAAATTGAACCCACTGCACTGTTTATTCACGCTGCCGTTCACCGGATTGCGCGGAAAAAATGCGTACTGCATACGCATATGCCTTATGCGACTGCATTGACGCTGACTGAAAATGGCGGTCTGGATCCGCTGCTATCGCAAAATGCCATGCGCTACTACAACCGTATCGCTATTGATCGCACCTATAACGGTCTGGCGCTGGATCATGCCGAAGGGGAGCGTATTGCACATGCCATGAATGGTGCAGATGTCGCGTTTCTGACGAATCACGGTCCCATCGTCTGTGGAGAAAGTGTCGCGTATGCTTACGATGATTTGTATTACCTGGAGCGTGCTGCACGTGTAGAGGTGCTGGCACATTCATCGGGCCTGCCGTTAAAACCGGTAGACGAAGAAAAGGCAGCGCTGGCGGCTGCACAGATACAGCAGGAACGGCTGCAGTCCACCTTGTTCTTTGAATCGCTGCGGCGTCTGCTATAA
- a CDS encoding DsbA family protein, whose protein sequence is MKITLHYIYDPLCGWCYAAEPLLEQVLASPVCRQIAFEMHAGGLFQRMTLPQSKRSMIRQADARIAGMTGQHFGPAYLDGLLERDDTVYDSLPPIAAILAAGAISAGSEPAMLQAIQYAHYREGRAIVQEEVLADLAQSLQLDRDLFISTYQELLNGDIHAHLDRTLTLMHYAGAQGFPAFVIQKDDVLEKLAHERYYGDASGFAALVEGKITATQG, encoded by the coding sequence ATGAAAATCACACTGCACTATATCTATGATCCCCTTTGCGGCTGGTGTTATGCAGCCGAGCCGCTGCTTGAACAGGTTCTTGCCTCTCCAGTGTGCCGGCAGATTGCATTTGAAATGCATGCCGGTGGGCTGTTCCAGCGCATGACCCTGCCACAAAGCAAACGGTCCATGATCCGCCAGGCCGATGCACGTATCGCAGGCATGACCGGCCAGCATTTCGGTCCGGCCTATCTGGATGGATTGCTGGAACGCGACGATACGGTGTACGACTCGCTGCCGCCCATTGCGGCCATTCTTGCAGCAGGCGCCATATCTGCCGGCAGTGAGCCTGCCATGTTGCAGGCCATCCAATATGCGCACTACCGCGAAGGCCGTGCCATCGTTCAGGAAGAAGTGCTGGCCGATCTGGCGCAGTCGCTGCAGCTAGACCGCGATTTATTCATCAGCACTTACCAGGAACTACTGAACGGCGATATACACGCGCATCTGGATCGTACGCTCACGCTGATGCATTACGCCGGGGCACAAGGCTTTCCCGCCTTTGTCATTCAAAAGGACGATGTACTCGAAAAGTTGGCGCACGAGCGCTACTATGGCGACGCGTCCGGGTTTGCTGCTCTGGTAGAAGGTAAAATAACGGCAACCCAAGGCTAG
- a CDS encoding efflux RND transporter periplasmic adaptor subunit, whose translation MKLPTSRPLAAFARFLLTMLVLALAIWAGWMLWMHYEVEPWTRDGRVKANVVQVAPDVSGLVMNVAVHDNQDVKAGELLFEIDRARYQLAYDQAQAVVRADIAAQDQALRDVKRNRSLGKLVAAETLEQSRMHLQQAQAALAQAKVQLASAELNLTRSRVYAVTDGRITNLSLRVGDYVTVGKPVLALIDSASFYVEGYFEEGKLGNIHLNDPAAVTLMGSSAIIRGHVQSIALGIADRDRSIGSDLLPNVNPVFNWIRLAQRVPVRIAIDKKDAQTTLVAGQTATVSIEQSDTDRP comes from the coding sequence ATGAAATTACCCACTTCACGACCGCTGGCCGCATTCGCCCGGTTTCTGCTTACCATGCTTGTTCTGGCACTGGCCATTTGGGCCGGCTGGATGCTCTGGATGCATTACGAGGTAGAGCCGTGGACGCGCGATGGCCGGGTCAAGGCCAATGTGGTACAGGTCGCGCCGGATGTCTCGGGCCTGGTGATGAACGTGGCCGTGCATGATAACCAGGATGTCAAGGCCGGCGAGCTGCTGTTTGAAATCGACCGGGCACGCTATCAACTGGCTTACGATCAGGCTCAGGCCGTGGTCCGGGCCGACATCGCTGCCCAGGACCAGGCACTGCGCGACGTTAAACGCAACCGCTCGCTGGGCAAACTGGTGGCCGCCGAAACCCTGGAACAAAGCCGTATGCATCTGCAACAGGCACAGGCAGCACTGGCTCAGGCCAAAGTACAACTGGCCAGCGCAGAATTGAACCTCACTCGCAGCCGGGTCTATGCCGTTACTGATGGCCGCATCACCAATCTGAGTTTGCGCGTCGGCGACTACGTGACCGTAGGCAAACCCGTTCTGGCGCTCATTGACAGCGCGTCGTTCTACGTTGAAGGCTATTTTGAAGAAGGCAAGCTGGGCAACATTCACCTCAATGACCCGGCTGCGGTCACCCTGATGGGCAGCAGCGCCATCATCAGGGGCCATGTGCAAAGCATTGCCCTGGGTATTGCCGATCGTGACCGTAGCATCGGCAGCGATCTGCTGCCCAATGTCAACCCGGTGTTCAACTGGATCCGCCTGGCGCAACGCGTGCCCGTACGCATTGCCATTGACAAGAAAGATGCACAGACAACGCTGGTTGCCGGGCAAACCGCAACAGTAAGTATCGAACAGAGCGACACGGATCGTCCATGA
- a CDS encoding phosphonate degradation HD-domain oxygenase — MSLTPDDIQSLYERYGASLYDGEAVTQLEHALQAACLAEADNAPDSLVAAALLHDLGHILEARNQKRDNAFPDIDHRHQLAAVPFLASGFPDSVIEPVKMHVDAKRCLCTIDPGYFSTLSPASVHSLGLQGGPFSQAQVEQFRQRPYAEDALRLRRWDDLAKVPQRTTPDLAHFMRYVTKLYQPVAPGM; from the coding sequence ATGTCACTTACTCCTGACGACATTCAATCGCTGTACGAGCGCTATGGCGCTTCTTTGTATGATGGCGAAGCGGTGACGCAACTGGAACACGCCCTGCAGGCAGCCTGTCTTGCCGAGGCCGATAACGCCCCGGATTCGCTGGTCGCGGCTGCCCTGCTACATGATCTGGGACATATCCTGGAAGCGCGCAATCAGAAACGTGATAATGCATTCCCGGATATCGACCACCGGCACCAATTGGCCGCTGTACCGTTTCTTGCATCCGGATTTCCTGACTCGGTTATTGAACCGGTCAAGATGCACGTTGACGCCAAACGCTGCCTGTGTACCATCGATCCAGGCTACTTCTCTACCTTATCGCCCGCATCGGTTCACAGTCTGGGATTGCAGGGTGGCCCGTTCAGCCAGGCACAGGTTGAACAATTCCGGCAACGCCCTTACGCCGAGGACGCGCTGCGCCTGCGCCGCTGGGATGATCTGGCCAAGGTACCACAACGCACCACGCCCGATCTCGCGCATTTCATGCGTTATGTGACAAAGCTGTACCAGCCCGTTGCTCCCGGAATGTAA
- the ligD gene encoding DNA ligase D: MSLADYQRKRRFDRTPEPQENAIGGGRPVFVVQLHHASHRHYDFRLQMAGVLKSWAVPKGPSLDPSVKRLAVEVEDHPVSYARFEGDIPKGEYGGGHVRIFDSGIWSTSEDAEKQLAKGHLTFELFGDILQGGWHLIRSHRRTSQRQWLLIKQDDAFASNREADDFVDEAAQRGTHGAMNTRQTYAGKRPATGKVTKGITSKGVTSKGVTSKVTASKGATSKGATSKGATSKGAASKGAASKGAASKASASKAVTTTTDANRRRNPATTTWRAQLDAFKGATRQTLLHKPFAPQLCEPADKAPVGDDWLHEVKWDGYRLLCTIVDGVPALWSRNGLDWTARLPDVARDMALLGLQQAAFDGELVVLNGVRSDFSALQATLSGEQQAPLSYLLFDLIHLEGLDLCDVPLQDRKALLQTLLQDAPSRLRYSSHLVGSGPDVFKQVTAEKLEGIISKRINAPYRAGRSRSWQKIKMELSDEFAIAGFIEPKGSRTGIGSLLLAVPQGRTGWRLAGRVGTGMNDAMLRQLSAMLRPQAVTAPTVTVADIDSDLRRAKWVRPRQVVEVFYRGYSSQGLLRHTAFRALREDKSVADLRGSPAQEEPMKKEIVHISSPDRLVYPELGVSKQDVADYYERVMDWLLPGLIGRPLAVLRCPDGTQNACFFQKHHTAGMDVSTVNLQEEQGGRQNYLMVRDKTDVMQLVQFNALEFHPWGAQADSPDHCDRLVFDLDPSAEVPWNKVKQAARQVRDLLAQLQLQSFVRTTGGKGLHVVAPLNPPAPWDDARQFARAFAESLAGAHPDTYIATASKKRRKGLIFVDYLRNGRGATSVCSYSLRARPGAAVATPLRWEELGRVKSSDAFTIRNVLQRLARLADDPWQALTRIRQSLPDLAE, from the coding sequence ATGAGCCTTGCCGATTATCAGCGCAAACGCCGGTTCGACCGAACGCCGGAACCGCAGGAAAACGCGATTGGCGGCGGCCGGCCTGTCTTTGTTGTCCAGCTGCATCATGCCAGCCATCGTCATTATGATTTTCGCCTGCAGATGGCCGGCGTGCTCAAGAGCTGGGCCGTGCCCAAGGGCCCCAGCCTTGATCCTTCTGTCAAACGCCTGGCGGTGGAAGTGGAGGATCACCCGGTCAGCTATGCCCGTTTCGAGGGTGATATACCCAAAGGCGAATACGGTGGCGGTCATGTCAGGATATTCGACAGCGGTATCTGGAGCACCAGCGAAGACGCCGAAAAGCAGCTGGCAAAGGGGCATTTGACGTTTGAACTGTTCGGCGACATATTACAGGGCGGATGGCATCTGATCCGAAGTCATCGCCGAACCAGTCAGCGCCAGTGGTTATTGATCAAACAGGACGATGCCTTTGCCAGCAATCGGGAGGCGGATGATTTTGTTGATGAGGCGGCACAGCGTGGTACTCACGGCGCGATGAATACCCGGCAGACGTATGCAGGCAAGAGACCTGCAACCGGTAAAGTCACCAAAGGAATCACCTCGAAAGGCGTCACGTCAAAGGGAGTGACGTCAAAAGTCACAGCGTCAAAAGGAGCAACGTCAAAAGGTGCAACGTCAAAAGGTGCAACGTCAAAAGGTGCAGCATCAAAAGGTGCAGCATCAAAAGGTGCAGCATCTAAAGCCTCAGCATCAAAAGCCGTCACCACCACTACCGACGCGAACCGACGGCGCAATCCAGCGACGACGACATGGCGTGCGCAGCTGGACGCCTTCAAAGGAGCAACCCGACAGACGTTGCTGCACAAGCCATTTGCGCCGCAATTATGCGAACCTGCGGATAAGGCGCCGGTCGGCGATGACTGGTTGCACGAAGTCAAATGGGATGGCTATCGCCTGTTGTGCACAATTGTTGATGGCGTTCCCGCCTTGTGGTCGCGCAATGGTCTGGACTGGACAGCGCGCCTGCCTGATGTCGCTCGTGATATGGCATTGCTGGGGTTGCAGCAGGCGGCATTCGATGGAGAGCTGGTGGTGCTCAACGGAGTGCGCAGCGACTTTTCGGCATTGCAGGCCACACTGTCCGGTGAGCAGCAGGCGCCATTGAGCTATCTGCTATTTGACCTGATTCATCTGGAAGGGCTTGATCTGTGCGATGTGCCCTTGCAGGATCGCAAGGCATTGCTGCAGACCCTGTTACAAGACGCGCCATCACGACTGCGATACAGCTCGCATCTGGTGGGTTCAGGCCCCGATGTGTTCAAACAAGTAACTGCGGAAAAACTCGAAGGCATTATTTCAAAACGAATAAATGCACCGTACCGCGCCGGTCGCAGTCGAAGCTGGCAGAAAATAAAGATGGAACTCAGTGATGAGTTTGCCATTGCCGGTTTCATTGAACCGAAAGGCAGCCGTACGGGTATTGGCTCATTGCTGCTGGCGGTACCGCAGGGCAGGACCGGCTGGCGGCTTGCCGGGCGCGTTGGGACCGGCATGAATGATGCAATGTTGCGCCAGCTATCGGCCATGCTACGCCCTCAGGCCGTGACCGCGCCGACGGTCACGGTCGCGGACATCGATTCGGATCTGCGACGGGCGAAATGGGTCAGGCCGCGACAGGTGGTTGAGGTGTTTTATCGTGGCTATAGCAGCCAGGGGCTGTTACGTCACACGGCCTTCAGGGCATTGCGGGAAGACAAATCAGTTGCCGATCTGCGTGGCAGTCCGGCACAAGAGGAGCCTATGAAAAAAGAGATTGTTCACATCAGCAGTCCGGATCGCCTGGTGTACCCCGAGCTCGGCGTGAGCAAGCAGGATGTCGCCGACTATTACGAACGCGTGATGGACTGGCTTTTGCCGGGCTTGATCGGGCGTCCTCTGGCGGTGCTGCGTTGTCCCGATGGTACGCAGAACGCCTGCTTTTTCCAGAAGCATCATACGGCCGGCATGGATGTCAGTACGGTCAATCTGCAGGAAGAGCAGGGGGGCAGACAGAATTATCTGATGGTGCGCGACAAGACGGATGTCATGCAACTGGTCCAGTTTAATGCCCTGGAGTTTCATCCATGGGGTGCGCAGGCCGACAGCCCGGATCATTGCGATCGCCTGGTGTTTGATCTTGATCCTTCTGCCGAAGTGCCCTGGAACAAGGTGAAGCAGGCGGCACGTCAGGTGCGCGATTTGCTGGCGCAATTGCAGTTGCAATCGTTTGTACGCACTACCGGTGGTAAGGGGCTGCACGTGGTAGCGCCTCTGAACCCGCCGGCACCCTGGGACGACGCAAGACAGTTTGCGCGGGCATTTGCCGAGTCGCTGGCCGGAGCACATCCGGATACCTATATCGCCACTGCCTCTAAAAAGCGGCGCAAGGGGCTGATATTCGTCGATTATCTGCGCAACGGGCGTGGCGCGACCAGTGTCTGTTCGTATTCGCTACGTGCCCGGCCTGGCGCCGCGGTGGCCACACCACTGCGCTGGGAAGAACTGGGTCGCGTCAAGTCGTCAGATGCCTTCACTATCCGCAATGTGCTGCAACGTCTGGCCAGGCTTGCGGATGATCCGTGGCAGGCGTTGACACGGATCAGGCAGTCGCTGCCGGATCTGGCTGAGTGA
- a CDS encoding SMR family transporter, giving the protein MNSIYTYLYLAGAIVMEVIATSFLKSSESFTRLVPSIITVAGYAAAFYLLSLSLRTMPTGIAYAIWSGAGIVLISLISWIWFGQALDTAALLGIGLIIAGVIVINVFSGSVSH; this is encoded by the coding sequence ATGAATTCTATATACACCTATTTATATCTGGCAGGCGCGATCGTGATGGAAGTGATTGCGACTTCTTTTCTCAAATCTTCCGAGAGTTTCACGCGGCTGGTGCCCTCGATCATCACCGTGGCGGGATACGCCGCCGCGTTCTATCTCCTGTCACTCAGTTTGCGAACCATGCCTACCGGTATTGCGTATGCGATCTGGTCAGGCGCCGGCATCGTACTCATCTCGCTTATCAGCTGGATCTGGTTCGGACAAGCGCTGGATACCGCTGCATTGCTTGGTATCGGGCTGATTATTGCCGGCGTGATCGTCATCAACGTTTTCTCCGGCAGCGTATCGCATTAA
- a CDS encoding MarR family winged helix-turn-helix transcriptional regulator: MTTQLNQPSDATRMAMSQGMLQMSRAYRAAADQMLAELGLSQATAWPIIIIKRLGEGVRQKDVAEELGIEAPSLVRLLDQLEAGGLAIRKLDPEDGRSKTLYLTDAGKRIANDIDKLLLSFRRTIFNGVSKDDADAFLRVLDTIRNNTSATGRSCTKLSGNRK; this comes from the coding sequence ATGACTACCCAATTGAATCAGCCGTCCGACGCCACCCGCATGGCCATGAGCCAGGGCATGCTGCAAATGTCGCGCGCCTATCGCGCAGCAGCGGATCAGATGCTTGCCGAACTAGGCCTGTCTCAGGCCACAGCATGGCCAATTATTATCATTAAGCGGCTCGGTGAAGGCGTCAGACAAAAGGATGTCGCCGAAGAACTTGGCATTGAAGCCCCTTCCCTGGTCCGTCTGCTGGATCAGCTGGAAGCCGGCGGCCTGGCGATACGCAAGCTGGATCCTGAAGATGGACGCAGCAAAACACTGTATCTGACCGACGCAGGCAAGCGTATTGCAAATGACATTGACAAACTCTTGCTCAGTTTCCGGCGCACGATTTTCAACGGTGTATCAAAAGACGATGCCGACGCCTTTTTGCGTGTGCTCGATACGATCAGAAACAACACCAGCGCAACGGGCCGCTCTTGCACAAAGCTTTCAGGCAACCGCAAATGA
- a CDS encoding DUF1656 domain-containing protein produces the protein MIGEIDVQGLYIPWLLVLALITYVIAKAVSTLLSRLGFYRLVWHPALFDLGLYIILLFAVQRTFPLILKLLMV, from the coding sequence ATGATCGGCGAAATTGACGTACAGGGCCTTTATATACCCTGGCTGCTGGTATTGGCTCTGATTACATATGTGATCGCCAAGGCCGTAAGCACATTGCTCTCGCGCCTGGGTTTTTATCGTCTGGTGTGGCACCCCGCCCTGTTTGATCTCGGGCTGTACATCATTCTGCTTTTTGCAGTGCAGCGCACCTTTCCCCTTATTTTGAAATTGCTGATGGTTTAA